One Solidesulfovibrio fructosivorans JJ] DNA window includes the following coding sequences:
- a CDS encoding B12-binding domain-containing radical SAM protein, whose protein sequence is MKTLLVYPVYPDTFWSFKHILPFISRKAAFPPLGLLTVAAMLPAQWDKRLVDANVAPLRDEDLAWSDMVFISAMVVQEAGAKDVIARAKAMGKRIVAGGPAFTAQPERFQGVDHFVLNEAETTLPLFLEDLRRGAPKPLYTTSERPDIACTPIPQWDLINFRDYVTMSVQYSRGCPFDCEFCDIVVLNGRRPRVKSPDQMLHEIESLHDAGWRGPVFIVDDNFIGNIASVKQFLPRLIDWQTRHGYPFKFMTEASINLARDGELVGMMSKANFHKVFIGIETPSTDSLKECGKKQNVAIDFPQAIKILHQNGLQVMGGFIVGFDSDTEGIFEQQIRFIQKIGVVTAMVGILTAMPKTRLWSRLKAENRLLGNATGENTDASLNFIPIMRRETLINGYKNLLSTLYAPEYYYDRINTFLKNYNPTARGKLVWSDLRAFLKSLWRIGILSRARFGYWKLIIKTALTKRKALPVAVELAILGRHFQLVAKRALQAKDGWADEPLENTSHPL, encoded by the coding sequence ATGAAAACTCTTCTGGTTTATCCAGTTTATCCAGACACCTTCTGGAGCTTCAAACATATTTTGCCGTTTATTTCCCGAAAAGCGGCCTTTCCGCCGCTGGGCCTGCTGACGGTCGCCGCCATGCTGCCGGCGCAGTGGGACAAGCGACTTGTCGATGCCAACGTCGCGCCCCTTCGCGACGAGGACCTGGCCTGGTCGGACATGGTTTTTATCAGCGCCATGGTCGTGCAGGAAGCCGGTGCCAAGGACGTCATCGCCCGCGCCAAGGCCATGGGGAAACGCATCGTGGCCGGCGGACCGGCCTTTACCGCCCAACCCGAGCGTTTCCAGGGCGTGGACCATTTCGTCCTCAACGAAGCCGAGACCACCTTGCCGCTCTTTCTCGAGGACTTGCGCCGGGGAGCGCCCAAGCCTCTTTACACCACCTCCGAGCGGCCGGACATCGCCTGCACGCCCATCCCGCAATGGGATCTGATCAACTTCCGGGACTATGTCACCATGTCCGTGCAATACTCACGCGGTTGCCCGTTCGATTGCGAGTTTTGCGACATCGTGGTCCTCAACGGCCGACGTCCCAGGGTCAAATCCCCCGACCAGATGCTGCATGAAATAGAAAGCCTTCACGACGCCGGCTGGCGCGGCCCGGTCTTTATCGTGGACGACAATTTCATCGGCAATATCGCCTCGGTGAAGCAGTTCCTGCCCCGGCTCATCGACTGGCAGACGCGGCATGGCTATCCCTTCAAATTCATGACCGAGGCAAGCATCAACCTGGCCCGGGATGGCGAACTGGTGGGTATGATGAGCAAGGCCAATTTCCATAAGGTCTTCATCGGCATCGAGACGCCTTCCACGGACAGCCTCAAGGAATGCGGCAAAAAGCAGAACGTGGCCATTGATTTCCCCCAAGCCATCAAGATCCTGCATCAAAACGGCTTACAGGTCATGGGCGGGTTCATCGTCGGGTTCGACAGCGACACGGAAGGCATCTTCGAACAGCAAATCCGCTTCATCCAGAAAATCGGGGTGGTCACGGCCATGGTCGGCATTCTTACCGCCATGCCCAAGACACGGCTGTGGAGCCGGCTCAAGGCCGAAAACCGGCTCCTTGGCAATGCCACGGGCGAGAACACGGACGCCAGCCTGAACTTCATCCCGATCATGCGCCGCGAAACCCTGATCAACGGCTACAAAAACCTTCTGTCCACGCTTTACGCACCCGAGTATTACTATGACCGTATCAATACATTTCTAAAAAACTACAATCCGACAGCCCGGGGCAAGCTTGTCTGGAGCGATCTCCGCGCCTTTCTCAAGAGCCTGTGGCGCATCGGCATCCTGTCCCGGGCCAGGTTCGGGTATTGGAAGCTCATTATAAAAACAGCCCTGACCAAGCGGAAGGCCCTGCCCGTAGCCGTGGAACTGGCCATCCTCGGCCGGCACTTTCAGTTAGTCGCCAAGCGGGCCTTGCAGGCCAAGGATGGGTGGGCCGACGAGCCTCTGGAGAACACCTCCCATCCCCTGTGA
- the cyoA gene encoding ubiquinol oxidase subunit II, translating to MKKSVVVALVALALLGIAASLAGCSEMVLLHPKGPIGDSQRRLIIVAFVLMLLVVVPVIVMAIWFPLKYRASNPKAKYDPKWTHSGRIETVVWLVPLAIVLVLSVITWRETHRLDPYRPLDVGVAPLRIDVVSLDWKWLFIYPEQGIAVVNELVFPARVPLSFRLTSDTVMTSFFIPQLGSQIYAMGGMQTRLHLMADVEGVYAGQNQQFSGRGFSTMTFAARALSQQDFEAWVQKVKASPDKLDIARLDALRKPSEKVPVQFFSSIAPGLFEYVMHKAAPMAPHYGDIMMHAQGHGGHGQPDAAQER from the coding sequence ATGAAAAAAAGTGTGGTCGTCGCGCTCGTTGCCCTGGCGTTGCTTGGCATCGCGGCGTCGCTTGCCGGTTGCAGCGAGATGGTCCTTCTCCATCCCAAGGGACCCATTGGCGATTCGCAGCGGCGGTTGATCATCGTGGCCTTTGTCCTGATGCTGCTGGTCGTCGTGCCGGTCATCGTCATGGCCATCTGGTTCCCGCTGAAGTACCGGGCCTCGAATCCCAAGGCGAAATACGATCCCAAGTGGACCCACAGTGGCCGGATCGAAACCGTGGTCTGGCTCGTGCCCCTGGCCATCGTGCTGGTGCTCTCGGTGATCACCTGGCGCGAGACCCACCGCCTCGACCCGTACCGCCCCCTCGACGTCGGGGTCGCGCCGCTGCGCATCGACGTGGTGAGCCTCGATTGGAAGTGGCTTTTCATCTACCCCGAGCAGGGTATTGCCGTGGTCAACGAGCTGGTGTTCCCGGCCCGGGTGCCGCTGAGCTTTCGGCTCACCTCGGACACGGTCATGACGTCCTTTTTCATCCCCCAGCTTGGCAGCCAGATTTACGCCATGGGCGGCATGCAGACGCGGCTGCACCTCATGGCCGATGTCGAGGGCGTGTACGCCGGGCAAAACCAGCAATTCAGCGGTCGCGGTTTCTCGACCATGACGTTTGCGGCCAGGGCCCTGTCACAGCAGGACTTCGAGGCCTGGGTGCAAAAGGTCAAGGCTTCGCCTGACAAGCTCGATATCGCTCGGCTCGACGCCCTGCGAAAGCCAAGCGAGAAGGTCCCCGTCCAGTTCTTTTCCTCGATCGCCCCGGGGCTTTTCGAATACGTGATGCACAAGGCCGCGCCCATGGCCCCCCATTACGGCGATATCATGATGCACGCCCAGGGGCATGGCGGACACGGCCAGCCCGATGCCGCACAGGAGCGTTGA